From a single Paenibacillus sp. FSL W8-0426 genomic region:
- a CDS encoding radical SAM protein, whose translation MKATIFHKTPKSLMNKGSGFLQGYSHTLNPYAGCSFACSYCYVRQMPVALFRGEAWGSWVDVKQQAAAVFVRELKRAKAKGPVTIFMSSSTDPYQPVEHKERVTRSLLEVMADDPPDFVLVQTRSPLVTRDIDLLQSLGQRVRVSMTVETDLEHVRKLFSPAAPPIAARLKALAALRDAGIPTQAAIAPVLPSSERFASLLRPLTQRICIDDYFMGDGSEGKRTRRLGLDALYEEGGYEEWYGPDAYRIVLERMRTCFSPDEIRVSQAGFEP comes from the coding sequence ATGAAAGCGACCATTTTCCATAAAACGCCAAAATCGCTGATGAACAAAGGAAGCGGCTTCCTTCAAGGGTATTCCCACACGTTGAATCCGTACGCCGGATGTTCCTTTGCGTGTTCATATTGTTATGTCAGGCAGATGCCGGTGGCGCTGTTTCGCGGTGAGGCCTGGGGCAGTTGGGTCGATGTGAAGCAGCAGGCCGCCGCCGTGTTTGTCCGCGAGCTCAAACGTGCCAAGGCCAAAGGTCCTGTGACGATATTTATGTCCTCCAGCACCGATCCTTATCAGCCAGTCGAACATAAAGAACGTGTCACGCGCTCTTTGCTGGAGGTGATGGCCGACGATCCACCAGACTTCGTGCTGGTCCAGACCCGCAGTCCTCTCGTCACCCGGGATATCGACCTGCTTCAATCCTTGGGTCAGCGCGTGCGTGTAAGCATGACGGTGGAAACCGATCTGGAGCATGTCCGCAAGCTGTTCAGCCCGGCTGCGCCGCCGATCGCTGCAAGATTAAAAGCGCTTGCCGCACTGCGCGACGCAGGCATTCCGACGCAGGCAGCGATCGCTCCGGTTTTGCCAAGCAGCGAACGATTCGCTTCCCTGCTGAGGCCGCTTACGCAGCGCATTTGCATCGACGATTATTTCATGGGCGACGGCAGCGAAGGCAAACGCACGCGCAGGCTTGGCTTGGATGCCCTTTATGAAGAAGGCGGATATGAGGAATGGTACGGTCCGGATGCTTACCGAATCGTGCTGGAGCGCATGCGGACATGCTTCTCCCCGGACGAAATCCGGGTCAGCCAGGCGGGTTTTGAACCTTGA
- a CDS encoding bifunctional transcriptional activator/DNA repair enzyme AdaA — translation MKHAADRRAGAKSLSLSEEHWKAIIGNDASWDGRFFYGVATTGIFCRPSCKSKAPLPENVLLFANADEALNRGFRPCKRCKPTGKRVPDQEWIAVVTDYIHVHYAEAITLDALAAASHGSPYHLHRVFKRVTGMTPVQYIQTKRMAAAKGLLRDQSLSIAEIGPKVGIPNAAYFSTLFRKSTGLTPAQYREKLGDDS, via the coding sequence ATGAAACATGCCGCAGACCGTCGAGCCGGCGCAAAATCGTTATCCTTGAGCGAGGAACACTGGAAAGCCATCATCGGCAACGATGCGTCCTGGGACGGGCGATTCTTTTACGGCGTCGCGACAACAGGCATCTTCTGCCGTCCTTCCTGCAAATCCAAGGCTCCGCTTCCCGAAAACGTTCTGCTCTTCGCAAACGCCGATGAGGCGCTGAATCGCGGGTTTAGACCTTGCAAACGCTGCAAGCCTACGGGAAAACGGGTTCCGGACCAGGAATGGATTGCCGTCGTTACCGACTATATTCATGTCCATTATGCCGAAGCAATTACGCTGGACGCATTGGCCGCTGCGAGTCACGGCAGTCCCTATCATTTGCACCGCGTATTCAAGCGGGTCACCGGCATGACGCCGGTTCAATACATTCAAACGAAACGGATGGCTGCAGCCAAAGGCTTGCTGCGCGACCAGAGCCTTTCCATTGCCGAGATCGGGCCCAAGGTCGGCATACCGAATGCCGCTTATTTTAGTACCCTCTTTCGAAAATCGACCGGCCTCACGCCCGCACAGTATCGGGAAAAGTTAGGTGATGACTCATGA
- a CDS encoding Gfo/Idh/MocA family oxidoreductase yields the protein MVRFGVVGTNWITERLLEAAVQVEGFELTAIFSRTAEKANAFADQYQAEHRFTNLEEMAASEHLDAVYIATPNTLHAAQAELFLRNGKHVLCEKPLAANSAEVGRMIEVARKHDVLLMEAMKSTVLPVFRMVQSHLHKIGPVRKYVASYCQYSSRYDKYKEGVVLNAFKPELANGALMDLGVYCLYPLITLFGAPQQVQAQAMMLDSGVDGQGSVLLNYEGLEAVVTYSKISNSYVPTEIMGERGSILIDKIGSPEQAEIRYNDGTVENIAADQTHPVMYYEVEEFVKLIEEGRRESDINTYERSLVTMQVMDRIRKQIGLVFPND from the coding sequence ATGGTTCGTTTTGGCGTGGTAGGTACGAATTGGATTACGGAAAGGCTGCTGGAGGCTGCCGTGCAGGTCGAAGGTTTCGAGTTGACGGCCATCTTTTCGAGAACCGCGGAGAAGGCGAATGCCTTTGCCGATCAATATCAAGCAGAACATCGGTTCACGAATTTGGAAGAAATGGCAGCGAGCGAGCATCTGGATGCCGTATACATCGCTACGCCCAATACGCTTCATGCCGCGCAGGCAGAATTGTTTCTGCGTAACGGCAAACATGTGTTGTGCGAGAAGCCTTTGGCGGCCAACAGCGCCGAAGTCGGTCGCATGATCGAGGTTGCGCGCAAGCACGATGTCCTCTTGATGGAGGCCATGAAATCGACCGTGCTGCCCGTGTTCCGGATGGTGCAATCGCATCTGCACAAAATCGGGCCTGTTCGCAAATACGTGGCCAGCTATTGCCAGTATTCCTCGCGTTATGACAAATACAAGGAAGGCGTCGTGCTGAACGCATTTAAACCGGAACTGGCGAACGGGGCGCTGATGGATCTTGGGGTGTACTGCCTGTATCCGCTGATTACCCTGTTTGGCGCACCCCAGCAGGTGCAGGCGCAAGCGATGATGCTGGATTCCGGCGTGGACGGCCAGGGCAGCGTCCTTTTGAATTATGAAGGATTGGAAGCCGTCGTGACGTATTCGAAAATTTCGAATTCCTATGTTCCTACCGAAATTATGGGCGAACGGGGCAGCATCCTGATCGACAAAATCGGATCCCCTGAACAGGCCGAAATCCGGTACAACGACGGCACCGTCGAGAACATTGCGGCGGATCAGACGCACCCGGTCATGTATTATGAGGTGGAGGAGTTCGTGAAGCTGATCGAAGAGGGCAGACGAGAGTCGGACATCAATACGTATGAACGCTCCCTGGTCACGATGCAGGTCATGGATCGGATTCGGAAGCAAATCGGACTTGTTTTCCCGAATGATTGA
- a CDS encoding SAM-dependent methyltransferase — protein sequence MSENRREEQTGRSSALELDQIVFIGRTFEEYVRMFDLRPEELRGTSILDCPGGACSFTARACELGARAVAADIAYAFDLESLRLKGQADIDHTMRQLSKVSDGFRWEEHGSIDGLKVERLRALRESTDDMANFPERYVSAVLPGLPFEDERFDLTLSAHFLFTYADQLDLDFHVRTLRELLRVTKGELRIFPTADRSGKRYSQMDELLASVADSGYSVSEVKTAYEFQSGAHTMLIIRK from the coding sequence ATGAGCGAGAACAGAAGAGAAGAGCAAACGGGACGGTCGTCCGCTTTGGAGCTGGACCAGATCGTGTTTATCGGAAGAACGTTTGAAGAATACGTGCGCATGTTCGATCTTCGTCCGGAAGAACTGCGTGGCACATCCATTCTGGATTGTCCGGGAGGCGCATGTTCCTTTACGGCGCGAGCCTGCGAGCTCGGTGCCCGTGCCGTTGCGGCCGATATCGCGTATGCGTTTGATTTGGAGAGTTTAAGGTTGAAGGGGCAGGCAGACATCGATCATACGATGCGGCAGTTGTCCAAAGTAAGCGACGGCTTTCGTTGGGAGGAGCACGGGTCGATCGACGGCCTGAAAGTGGAACGATTGCGTGCGCTCAGAGAGAGTACCGATGACATGGCCAACTTTCCGGAACGTTATGTCTCAGCCGTGCTGCCTGGTCTGCCGTTTGAGGATGAACGGTTCGATTTGACGTTATCGGCCCATTTCCTTTTTACCTACGCAGATCAGCTGGATCTGGATTTCCATGTGCGTACCTTGCGGGAGCTGCTGCGGGTGACCAAAGGGGAGCTGCGCATTTTCCCTACGGCAGATCGTTCGGGGAAACGCTACAGTCAAATGGATGAGCTGCTGGCTTCGGTGGCGGATTCCGGGTATTCCGTATCGGAAGTGAAGACCGCATACGAGTTCCAGTCGGGCGCACACACGATGCTAATCATCCGAAAATGA
- a CDS encoding NAD-dependent epimerase/dehydratase family protein, with amino-acid sequence MKKVLILGGTRFFGKRLVDHLLWEGQSEITIATRGNTDPGFPEEVRRIKLDREDPQSLAAVAQSDHWDVVYDNICYSPNDATSACEAFKGRTRRYVLTSTLSVYGDPRPGFTETDFDPYTYPVQPGGRDDFSYGEGKRLAEAVFFQQADFPVAAMRIPIVLGIDDYTKRLHFHVEHVQKGKPIGIPNKDAEIAFINSTEAARFLAWLGKHSLTGPVNAASKGTITLSAMMNLIETVTGMQAQILTRTGPEDMSPFGVAQSWFMDTAKAEQEGYSFEALMDWFPGLVREVALALQSNV; translated from the coding sequence ATGAAAAAAGTGCTTATTCTTGGCGGTACGCGTTTCTTTGGCAAACGTCTGGTAGACCATCTGTTATGGGAAGGCCAATCGGAGATTACGATCGCTACGCGCGGCAATACGGATCCAGGTTTCCCAGAAGAGGTGAGAAGGATCAAATTGGACCGGGAAGATCCGCAATCCCTTGCGGCTGTCGCGCAGTCAGACCACTGGGATGTCGTCTACGACAACATCTGTTATTCGCCGAATGACGCCACATCCGCTTGTGAGGCCTTCAAGGGAAGAACGCGGCGTTATGTGCTGACGTCAACGTTGTCCGTCTATGGCGATCCGCGCCCCGGGTTTACGGAGACCGATTTTGATCCATATACATATCCGGTCCAACCGGGAGGCCGCGACGATTTCTCCTACGGTGAGGGCAAACGGCTGGCGGAGGCGGTATTTTTCCAACAGGCAGATTTTCCGGTGGCTGCGATGCGCATCCCGATTGTGCTCGGCATCGATGATTATACGAAACGTCTGCATTTCCATGTCGAACATGTTCAAAAAGGCAAGCCGATCGGCATTCCGAACAAAGATGCGGAGATTGCCTTCATCAACTCGACCGAAGCGGCGAGGTTTCTCGCATGGCTTGGCAAACATTCGTTGACGGGTCCTGTCAACGCTGCATCCAAAGGCACGATCACCCTGTCGGCGATGATGAACCTGATCGAAACCGTGACCGGCATGCAGGCCCAGATCCTGACCCGGACAGGGCCGGAAGACATGTCGCCGTTCGGCGTGGCGCAATCGTGGTTCATGGATACAGCGAAAGCGGAGCAGGAAGGGTATTCGTTCGAGGCATTGATGGACTGGTTCCCGGGTCTTGTCAGAGAAGTCGCGCTGGCGCTTCAATCCAACGTTTGA
- a CDS encoding LacI family DNA-binding transcriptional regulator — protein MITIYDIAKKANVSAMTVSKVINQTGRISSATRERVQQVIDELGYIPNSNARSLVLQRTGILSLLITDITNPFYTTLARGAEDAAHERGYRLLFANSDEDYGKEKSYVEALLSTRVDGVLFAPAGDRSLDHLQQLQARSIPFVILDRTVPGITSDVIAGDSREGALQLMRYLVKLGHRRIALVNGSPDVSTARLREQGYMEGLQEAGLDADPSFVLRTDYRDFRDEQALHSLLDGPDGPTAIFAANNLVAIGVIRILRKKGLAVPDDVSVVCFDDLDAASAFDPFLTVAAQPAYEFGARGMRMLIDRIEDKAPAEPQTVILPSELRIRASATSPRSAPW, from the coding sequence TTGATTACCATTTATGACATTGCCAAAAAAGCCAACGTCTCTGCGATGACTGTTTCCAAAGTCATCAATCAGACGGGGCGAATCAGCTCCGCAACGCGTGAGCGCGTGCAGCAGGTCATTGACGAGCTCGGATATATTCCGAATTCAAACGCACGAAGTCTCGTGCTTCAGCGTACCGGCATACTGTCCCTGCTCATTACCGATATTACCAATCCGTTCTATACTACCCTGGCACGGGGAGCGGAGGATGCAGCCCATGAACGCGGATACCGTCTGCTGTTCGCCAACAGCGATGAAGATTACGGGAAGGAGAAAAGTTATGTCGAGGCCCTGCTGTCCACTCGGGTCGACGGCGTACTGTTTGCGCCTGCCGGAGACCGATCGCTGGACCATTTGCAGCAATTGCAGGCACGCAGCATTCCGTTTGTCATTCTGGACCGCACCGTTCCGGGCATCACGTCAGACGTTATTGCCGGCGACAGCCGCGAAGGCGCCCTCCAGCTGATGCGTTACCTCGTGAAACTCGGCCACCGGCGCATTGCGCTCGTCAATGGTTCTCCCGATGTGTCGACGGCCCGCTTGCGGGAACAGGGGTATATGGAGGGATTGCAGGAAGCCGGACTAGATGCCGATCCATCCTTCGTGCTGCGGACAGACTACCGGGATTTCCGGGACGAGCAAGCGCTCCATTCATTACTGGACGGCCCGGACGGCCCTACGGCCATTTTTGCCGCGAACAATCTCGTTGCGATCGGAGTCATTCGGATTTTGCGAAAAAAAGGGCTTGCCGTGCCTGACGACGTTTCGGTCGTCTGTTTCGACGATCTGGATGCAGCGTCCGCGTTCGATCCGTTCCTGACCGTTGCGGCGCAGCCGGCCTATGAATTCGGCGCCCGAGGCATGCGGATGCTGATCGATCGGATCGAGGACAAGGCGCCAGCCGAGCCCCAGACGGTCATTCTGCCATCGGAGCTGCGCATACGCGCGTCGGCGACTTCACCACGATCTGCACCGTGGTGA
- a CDS encoding L-fucose isomerase, which produces MTHQDYRYKQAFPKIGIRPTIDGRRKGVRESLEEQTMRMATSVAELISAELRYPDGSPVECIIAESCIGGAAEAAAAGELFNRSNVGVTITVTPCWCYGTETMDMSPSTPTAIWGFNGTERPGAVYLAAVLSAHAQKGIPAFGIYGEHVQDGGDSSIPDDVREKLLRFSRAALAVATMKGRAYLSIGSVSMGIAGSIVNDAFFQEYLGMRNEYVDMSELTRRIEEEIYDPEEYKLALAWVKENCIEGPDNNPPHLQTDRKRKDYEWETVVKMTQIVRDLMAGNPRLAELGYAEESMGHHAIVSGFQGQRQWTDHAPNGDFLESMLNSSFDWNGRRAPYLVATENDSLNGVSMLFGSLLTHTAQIFADVRTYWSPDSVKRVTGHQLEGLAQDGILHLINSGSAALDGTGEQTRDGKPALKPFWEITDEEAKECLGATSWRPASVEYFRGGGFSADFLTRGGMPVTMTRLNLVKGLGPVLQIAQGYTVDLPEDVHDALDQRTDPTWPSTWFAPILTGSGAFTSVYEVMNQWGANHGSISYGHIGADLLTLASMLRIPVSMHNVPAEDIFRPRAWGLFGTSEPENADYRACSTFGPLYR; this is translated from the coding sequence ATGACACATCAGGATTACCGTTATAAGCAGGCTTTTCCCAAGATTGGCATTCGTCCCACGATTGACGGAAGACGCAAGGGAGTTCGCGAATCGCTGGAGGAGCAAACGATGCGCATGGCCACCAGCGTGGCCGAATTGATCTCGGCTGAACTTCGATACCCCGACGGCTCGCCGGTAGAATGCATCATTGCCGAATCCTGCATTGGCGGCGCCGCCGAGGCTGCGGCTGCAGGTGAACTGTTCAACCGCTCCAACGTTGGCGTTACGATTACGGTCACCCCTTGCTGGTGTTACGGCACGGAAACGATGGATATGTCTCCTTCGACGCCGACGGCGATTTGGGGATTCAACGGCACGGAGCGGCCGGGTGCGGTATATTTGGCGGCTGTACTTTCGGCTCATGCCCAGAAAGGGATTCCGGCGTTCGGCATTTACGGTGAACATGTTCAGGATGGGGGAGACTCTTCGATTCCGGACGATGTGCGGGAGAAGCTGCTGCGTTTCAGCCGCGCAGCGCTCGCAGTAGCGACGATGAAAGGCCGGGCTTATCTGTCGATCGGTTCGGTTTCCATGGGGATTGCCGGCTCCATCGTGAACGATGCGTTCTTTCAAGAATATCTCGGCATGCGGAACGAATATGTGGACATGAGCGAACTGACGCGCCGCATCGAGGAAGAAATCTACGATCCCGAGGAATACAAGCTGGCGCTCGCTTGGGTGAAAGAGAACTGCATTGAAGGCCCGGATAACAATCCACCGCATTTACAGACGGATCGCAAGCGGAAGGATTACGAATGGGAAACGGTCGTGAAAATGACGCAAATCGTGCGGGATTTGATGGCCGGAAATCCAAGGCTTGCCGAGCTCGGTTATGCCGAAGAATCGATGGGTCACCATGCGATCGTATCCGGTTTTCAAGGACAACGCCAGTGGACGGATCATGCGCCGAACGGGGATTTCCTCGAATCGATGCTGAATTCCTCCTTCGACTGGAACGGAAGACGTGCGCCTTATCTTGTCGCTACGGAAAACGACAGCTTGAACGGCGTATCCATGCTGTTCGGTTCCTTGCTGACACATACCGCGCAGATTTTTGCCGATGTGCGTACGTATTGGAGCCCGGACTCCGTCAAACGGGTAACAGGACATCAGCTGGAAGGCCTTGCGCAGGACGGTATCCTTCATCTGATCAACTCCGGTTCGGCGGCGCTGGACGGCACGGGCGAACAGACCCGGGACGGTAAACCGGCGCTGAAGCCGTTTTGGGAAATAACGGATGAAGAAGCCAAGGAGTGCCTGGGGGCCACATCCTGGAGACCGGCATCGGTGGAATATTTCAGGGGCGGCGGTTTCTCGGCGGATTTCCTTACGCGGGGCGGCATGCCTGTCACGATGACCCGGCTCAATCTGGTCAAGGGACTTGGCCCGGTGCTTCAAATTGCCCAAGGATATACGGTGGATCTGCCGGAGGACGTGCACGATGCGCTCGATCAACGCACGGACCCGACTTGGCCATCGACCTGGTTTGCCCCGATCCTGACCGGTTCGGGAGCCTTTACCTCCGTGTACGAAGTCATGAACCAATGGGGAGCGAATCATGGCTCCATCTCATATGGCCATATCGGCGCAGACCTGCTGACGCTGGCTTCCATGCTGCGCATACCGGTCAGCATGCATAACGTGCCTGCTGAAGACATTTTCCGGCCGCGAGCATGGGGACTGTTCGGAACGAGCGAACCGGAAAATGCCGATTACCGCGCATGCAGCACCTTTGGCCCATTGTACCGCTAG
- a CDS encoding rhamnulokinase family protein — MGKQAIRVLAADFGAGSGRVVRGSYDGAKLELQEVHRFANDPVQLGADLYWDFLRLYHELKEGIAKGARSVSGIRSMAVDTWGVDFGLVDETGRLLRNPRHYRDASNKAWMQEAVRLVSERELYRISGVLPQQINSVFQLFGRAREHAGHLGSDTRMMFMPDLFHYYLSGVQSCEYTIASTSGLLQAGRSQWNEPLLHRLGLPETLFPEVVPSGTILGGLSGDLRKELQTGPIQVVAAGSHDTASAVAAIPATGSDHAFISCGTWSLMGMEMDKPVLNDTARDLGFTNEGTVDGRIRLLKNRSGLWLLQECKRQWEREGRSFSHEELVQLAATSTPHLCYVSLADEAFMAPGNMPERIRKQCEASRQTVPVTVGAVVRCIIESLALEFRQTLEELERVTGVEPRVIHMVGGGVHNRLLCQLTANAAGIPVIAGPAEATSAGNCMVQLMAQGEFAHLGEIREVMKVSFSPQTYEPQEMAQWQEAYGTYQRLNMQT, encoded by the coding sequence ATGGGAAAGCAGGCAATCCGCGTGCTTGCCGCGGATTTCGGGGCCGGAAGCGGCCGGGTGGTTCGGGGCAGCTATGACGGCGCAAAGCTTGAGTTGCAAGAGGTGCACAGGTTCGCCAACGATCCCGTGCAGCTCGGCGCAGACCTGTATTGGGATTTCCTGCGGCTCTATCATGAACTCAAGGAAGGCATCGCGAAAGGGGCACGGTCCGTGTCCGGGATCCGTTCCATGGCGGTAGATACATGGGGCGTTGATTTCGGCCTGGTGGACGAAACCGGGAGGCTGCTTCGAAATCCGCGCCATTATCGCGATGCAAGCAACAAAGCGTGGATGCAGGAGGCCGTGCGCCTCGTTAGCGAACGGGAACTGTACCGGATATCCGGCGTATTGCCCCAGCAGATCAACAGCGTGTTCCAATTGTTCGGACGTGCGCGGGAGCATGCCGGACATCTGGGTTCGGATACGCGGATGATGTTCATGCCGGATCTGTTCCACTATTATCTCTCTGGCGTGCAATCTTGCGAATATACGATCGCAAGCACCAGCGGGTTGCTTCAGGCTGGGCGATCGCAATGGAACGAACCGCTTTTACACCGGTTGGGGCTGCCGGAAACGTTGTTCCCCGAGGTCGTTCCTTCTGGAACGATCCTAGGTGGACTGTCCGGCGACCTGCGCAAAGAATTGCAGACTGGCCCCATTCAGGTTGTGGCTGCGGGTTCACATGATACCGCCTCCGCCGTTGCGGCCATTCCAGCCACAGGTTCGGACCATGCGTTTATCAGCTGTGGAACATGGTCGCTTATGGGCATGGAAATGGATAAGCCGGTATTGAATGATACGGCCCGCGACCTGGGGTTTACCAATGAAGGTACGGTAGATGGCAGGATTCGCCTGCTCAAAAACCGATCCGGCCTGTGGCTTCTACAGGAATGCAAGCGACAGTGGGAGCGGGAGGGGCGATCGTTCTCGCACGAGGAACTGGTCCAGCTCGCCGCCACGTCCACACCGCACCTGTGTTACGTCTCCTTGGCTGACGAAGCGTTCATGGCACCGGGCAACATGCCAGAGCGGATTCGCAAGCAGTGCGAGGCCAGCAGGCAAACGGTGCCCGTGACGGTTGGAGCCGTCGTGCGCTGTATCATCGAAAGCCTTGCCCTGGAGTTCAGGCAGACGCTGGAAGAACTTGAACGGGTTACGGGGGTTGAGCCGCGCGTGATTCATATGGTGGGGGGCGGGGTGCATAACCGGCTGCTGTGTCAGTTGACCGCAAATGCTGCCGGCATTCCGGTCATCGCTGGCCCAGCCGAGGCTACCTCGGCCGGAAACTGCATGGTCCAGTTGATGGCCCAGGGCGAATTTGCCCATCTCGGCGAGATCCGGGAGGTCATGAAGGTTTCTTTTTCACCACAGACGTATGAACCCCAGGAAATGGCGCAATGGCAGGAAGCATACGGCACGTATCAGCGCTTGAACATGCAGACGTAA
- a CDS encoding class II aldolase/adducin family protein encodes MLEQTEQQVREELTKYARKAVAQGLVVGPGGNISARAGDTMLLSPSGYALEELEPDEWVAVDISTGETRPGSPRPSSEVLMHLFAYRVNAGIQAIVHTHPAYTIALSLVYDELPHLFPDQSALVGDIGMVPYVLPTTKRLADTVSAKVGPGQHSALILANHGLVTIGKNLREAYYRTQVVEESAKVYMIAQSVGEPRALTAEQYKEIQSLETEAYRVQLLQQLKS; translated from the coding sequence ATGTTGGAACAGACGGAACAGCAGGTGCGGGAGGAACTGACGAAGTATGCCAGAAAAGCGGTCGCGCAAGGACTGGTGGTAGGACCCGGCGGAAACATCAGCGCACGCGCGGGCGACACGATGCTGCTTTCCCCGAGCGGTTATGCGCTGGAAGAACTGGAACCGGATGAGTGGGTTGCCGTGGATATTTCCACGGGGGAGACGCGGCCAGGCTCTCCCCGCCCTTCATCCGAAGTGCTGATGCACTTGTTCGCGTATCGCGTTAATGCGGGCATTCAAGCGATCGTACACACGCATCCGGCCTACACCATTGCGCTCAGCCTGGTATACGACGAACTGCCACACCTCTTTCCCGATCAATCCGCACTCGTGGGGGACATCGGTATGGTCCCTTATGTACTGCCAACCACCAAACGCCTTGCCGATACCGTCTCCGCGAAAGTGGGACCAGGGCAGCATAGCGCCTTGATCCTGGCGAACCATGGTCTGGTGACGATCGGCAAAAATCTGCGGGAAGCCTATTATCGTACACAAGTCGTTGAGGAAAGCGCCAAGGTGTACATGATCGCCCAGTCGGTCGGAGAACCCAGAGCGCTCACGGCTGAACAATATAAAGAGATCCAATCTCTGGAAACGGAGGCGTACCGCGTCCAGCTGCTGCAGCAGCTTAAATCCTGA
- a CDS encoding sugar-binding transcriptional regulator, with protein MDLEKQRLSIEAAKLYYQSDYSQQDIAERLGVSRPTVSRLLQYAKDRGYVRIEIMDPLEDIDIIADELKAKYGLETALVCFAPIKSDEEIRKHISKRAADYMHEIVQDTDIIGVTWGTTMHDVARQLRPKQVKGVEVVQLKGGVSHSHVNTHAAEIAHLFAEAFHTVPRYLPLPVIFDNIEVKKMVEADRHIGRIVELGRQANIAVFTVGTVKEDALLFKLGYFNETEQRLLMENGVGDICSRFFDAEGRLISDEINSRTVGIDLGELRKKDKSILVAGGQRKIEAIHAALRGHYANTLVTDQYTAQALLRM; from the coding sequence ATGGATTTGGAAAAGCAAAGACTGAGCATTGAAGCAGCCAAATTGTACTATCAATCGGATTACAGCCAGCAGGATATCGCCGAGAGGCTCGGCGTGTCGCGCCCTACGGTATCCCGTTTGTTACAGTACGCCAAGGATCGCGGGTATGTACGCATCGAAATTATGGACCCGCTGGAGGACATCGACATCATTGCCGACGAGTTGAAAGCCAAATATGGGCTTGAAACGGCGCTGGTCTGTTTTGCTCCGATCAAAAGCGATGAAGAGATCCGGAAACACATCAGCAAACGTGCGGCCGATTATATGCATGAGATCGTGCAGGATACCGATATCATCGGCGTGACCTGGGGAACGACGATGCATGACGTGGCCCGGCAGCTGCGCCCAAAACAAGTCAAGGGCGTTGAAGTCGTTCAGCTGAAGGGCGGAGTCAGCCATTCACATGTGAATACTCATGCGGCAGAGATTGCGCATTTGTTCGCCGAAGCCTTTCATACCGTTCCGAGGTATTTGCCGTTGCCGGTCATTTTCGACAATATCGAAGTGAAGAAAATGGTCGAAGCCGACAGGCATATCGGAAGGATCGTGGAACTCGGGAGACAGGCCAACATCGCGGTCTTCACCGTGGGAACGGTGAAAGAAGATGCGCTTCTGTTCAAATTGGGCTATTTCAACGAAACGGAGCAGCGGCTTCTGATGGAAAACGGCGTGGGAGACATCTGTTCCCGCTTCTTTGACGCGGAAGGCCGATTGATCAGCGATGAGATCAACAGCAGAACCGTGGGGATCGATTTGGGCGAGCTGCGCAAAAAAGACAAATCGATTCTCGTTGCCGGTGGGCAGCGTAAGATCGAAGCCATCCATGCGGCATTGAGAGGACATTATGCGAACACCCTGGTTACGGACCAGTACACGGCGCAAGCACTGCTGCGAATGTAA
- the deoC gene encoding deoxyribose-phosphate aldolase, with product MIDHTLLRADATQSEIHKLTEEAKQYQFASVCVNPGWVAYATEQLQGTGVDICTVIGFPLGASTSETKAFETKDAIAKGATEVDMVINISALKDGKDDYVEQDIRAVVEAAAGKALVKVIIETCLLTDDEKVRACEAAVRAGADFVKTSTGFSTGGATPEDIALMRRTVGPNVGVKASGGVRSLEDMQKMIEAGATRIGASSGVKIMQGGQSTSSY from the coding sequence ATGATTGATCATACCTTGCTGCGCGCCGATGCTACGCAAAGTGAAATCCATAAACTGACGGAAGAAGCGAAACAATATCAATTTGCTTCCGTTTGCGTCAATCCGGGCTGGGTTGCTTACGCCACCGAACAGCTTCAAGGCACTGGCGTCGATATTTGCACGGTCATCGGTTTCCCTCTGGGTGCGTCCACATCCGAAACGAAAGCATTCGAAACCAAAGATGCCATTGCCAAAGGTGCTACCGAGGTGGATATGGTCATTAACATCAGCGCTTTGAAGGACGGCAAGGACGATTACGTGGAGCAGGACATCCGTGCGGTCGTGGAAGCTGCAGCAGGCAAAGCGTTGGTGAAAGTCATCATCGAAACCTGTCTGCTTACCGATGACGAGAAGGTTCGTGCTTGCGAAGCGGCAGTTAGAGCAGGTGCTGATTTCGTTAAAACGTCCACAGGATTCTCCACGGGCGGAGCCACTCCGGAAGACATCGCGCTGATGCGCCGTACGGTAGGCCCGAATGTAGGCGTTAAAGCATCCGGCGGCGTGCGCAGCCTCGAAGACATGCAAAAAATGATCGAAGCAGGCGCAACGCGCATCGGAGCCAGCTCCGGCGTGAAAATTATGCAAGGCGGACAATCCACATCTTCTTATTAA